The following are encoded in a window of Lactobacillus acidophilus genomic DNA:
- a CDS encoding NAD(P)H-binding protein, producing MKKVRIFIAGATGRVGTLLTKDLLDDRHEIIAGARHPERIEKNDHVTSVKFDLHESVAEMAEAIKGADVICFTAGSGAKDLLQVDAFGAVKLMQAAEKDGIKRFMMLSALFLLEPTKWRAVKGLDGLTDYNIAKFFADNYLIHDTDLNYTILQLTVMTDKPGTGKITIDEGKFGYNPAEDVAKTLADILKYENTSHKIIKMREGDTPIDDALSQA from the coding sequence ATGAAAAAGGTGAGGATTTTTATTGCAGGTGCAACTGGACGTGTAGGCACACTTTTAACTAAAGACTTACTAGACGATAGACATGAAATTATCGCTGGAGCTCGTCATCCTGAGAGAATAGAAAAGAATGATCACGTCACTTCAGTTAAGTTTGATCTTCACGAAAGCGTCGCAGAAATGGCTGAAGCTATTAAAGGTGCCGATGTAATTTGCTTTACTGCAGGTTCGGGTGCAAAAGATTTACTCCAAGTTGACGCTTTTGGTGCAGTTAAGTTGATGCAAGCTGCTGAAAAGGATGGTATCAAGCGATTCATGATGCTTAGTGCATTGTTTTTACTTGAACCAACTAAGTGGAGAGCTGTTAAAGGCCTCGATGGATTAACTGATTACAATATTGCTAAGTTTTTTGCTGATAATTATTTAATTCATGATACTGATTTGAATTACACGATTTTGCAACTAACGGTGATGACCGACAAGCCTGGCACTGGCAAGATTACTATTGATGAAGGTAAGTTTGGTTATAATCCCGCTGAAGATGTTGCCAAAACTTTGGCTGATATTTTGAAATACGAAAACACGAGCCATAAGATCATCAAGATGCGTGAAGGTGATACGCCAATTGATGATGCTTTAAGTCAGGCTTAA
- a CDS encoding type II toxin-antitoxin system YafQ family toxin, whose amino-acid sequence MARLQFRPRATFNADLKRLGRLDPTIIDDVRAAIDELLENGVLPDEYDDHPLKRRLAGYREFHVRDTPHGKHPNDINDVLVIWYVERNELIAVGVRVGSHDRLFPNQNSLKKYHK is encoded by the coding sequence ATGGCAAGATTACAATTTAGGCCACGTGCTACTTTCAACGCTGATTTAAAACGCTTAGGACGTCTTGATCCAACTATTATTGATGATGTACGAGCAGCGATTGATGAATTATTAGAAAATGGCGTATTACCTGATGAGTATGACGATCATCCACTTAAGCGACGGCTAGCTGGATATCGAGAATTTCATGTTCGTGATACCCCTCACGGAAAGCACCCAAACGATATTAATGATGTATTAGTGATTTGGTACGTAGAACGTAATGAATTAATTGCAGTTGGTGTGCGAGTCGGCTCACATGATCGATTGTTTCCAAATCAAAATAGTTTAAAGAAATATCATAAATAG
- a CDS encoding FAD-dependent oxidoreductase — protein MDKRKVIIVGASHGGHESAIELLDKYDDVDVTIYEAGDFISFMSCGMQLFLENKVTAEDDVRNFAPEDIEKKGGHVYANHEVTAVHPDKKTVTVKDLTNDSEEEVSYDKLILSSGVTPKVLPVPGSDLKNIYLMRGRDWASKLKAATTDPAIKNVAIIGAGYIGTEASEVFAKAGKHVTLMDMIDRPLGTYLNPELLDILEPTFKDHMDLKMGVKIEGFNGTDKVESVKTDNGDVSADLVVVSAGVSPNTDWLKGTVDLDQRGWIKTDPYLRTNVKDVYAIGDAILPYSIPAGKPMPIALATTARREAQYLVDHLFEAKPDQVFKGVIGASALSVFDYHFATAGLNQFSAEKNDIPYGTSFYEDSMRPAYIPEKDNPKVYVSLTFNPYNHQILGGAVLSKYDVTAQGNVLALAISHKMTLEDLAEQDFFFQPGFDRQWSLLNLAAQHALGLARF, from the coding sequence TTGGATAAGAGAAAAGTAATTATTGTTGGTGCTTCACATGGTGGTCATGAATCAGCAATTGAGTTATTAGACAAGTACGATGACGTTGACGTAACTATTTACGAAGCCGGTGACTTCATTTCATTCATGTCATGCGGGATGCAATTATTCCTTGAAAATAAAGTTACTGCAGAAGATGATGTAAGAAACTTTGCACCTGAAGATATTGAGAAAAAAGGCGGTCATGTTTATGCCAATCATGAAGTGACTGCTGTTCATCCCGACAAGAAGACAGTTACTGTAAAAGACTTAACTAATGATTCTGAAGAAGAAGTTAGTTATGATAAATTAATTTTATCTTCTGGTGTAACGCCAAAAGTTTTGCCTGTTCCAGGTAGTGATTTAAAGAATATCTACTTAATGCGTGGACGTGACTGGGCTTCTAAGTTAAAAGCGGCAACCACTGATCCAGCAATTAAGAACGTAGCTATCATTGGTGCAGGTTACATTGGTACTGAAGCTAGCGAAGTATTTGCCAAAGCAGGCAAGCATGTAACCTTGATGGATATGATTGATCGTCCTTTAGGAACTTACCTTAATCCTGAATTATTGGATATCTTAGAACCAACATTTAAGGATCATATGGATCTTAAAATGGGCGTTAAGATTGAGGGATTTAATGGCACTGATAAAGTTGAAAGTGTCAAGACAGACAACGGTGATGTATCTGCTGACTTAGTTGTGGTTTCTGCTGGTGTAAGTCCTAACACTGATTGGTTAAAGGGCACTGTTGATCTTGATCAAAGAGGCTGGATTAAGACTGATCCATACTTGAGAACTAATGTTAAAGATGTTTATGCAATTGGAGATGCTATTTTGCCATATTCAATTCCTGCAGGTAAACCAATGCCAATTGCATTAGCAACAACTGCTCGTCGTGAAGCACAATATTTAGTCGATCACTTATTTGAAGCTAAACCTGATCAAGTATTCAAAGGTGTAATTGGTGCTTCTGCATTAAGCGTATTTGATTATCATTTTGCTACAGCAGGTTTGAATCAATTCTCAGCTGAAAAGAATGATATTCCATATGGAACTAGTTTTTATGAAGATTCAATGCGTCCAGCTTATATTCCAGAAAAGGATAATCCTAAGGTTTATGTAAGTTTAACTTTCAATCCATATAACCATCAAATTTTGGGTGGTGCTGTTCTTTCTAAATATGACGTTACTGCTCAAGGCAATGTTTTGGCTTTGGCAATCAGTCATAAAATGACTCTTGAAGATTTGGCTGAGCAAGATTTCTTCTTCCAACCCGGATTTGACCGCCAATGGAGCTTACTCAACTTAGCCGCACAACATGCCTTAGGTTTAGCTAGATTTTAA
- a CDS encoding oligopeptide ABC transporter substrate-binding protein produces the protein MKSMKLVSSASLIIGAALSLAACGQNTKSDTKSAEKFPEQTPQKTAKNGGTLNYAIETDTPFKGIFDSQLSVDQVDSDVMQFGNEALFDTDNSYKITNKGPATFKLNLKKKTATITIKKGVKWSDGKQVVAKYLEYPYEMTANKATNSLRYSDSLANIVGMKEYHAGKAKTISGITYPDGENGRTIVIHFLSMKPGMLQSGNDYFIETAAPYHYLKDVPFSKLVSSDQIRKDPLFFGPYKVSKVVRGQSVTWVPNKYSWRGTPKLSKMVAQVVSTNSASQAIKSHKFDIADVVNSQWQAVKDAKNVNFVARIPLAYSYLGFKVGKWENGKNVMDKNSKMNNKSLRQAMAYAMNINQVEKRYTQGLTFRVPTLIPAQFGDYFDKNTKGFPYNLKKANELLDKAGYKKKGKWRVQPNGKPLHIHFLAMSGSAVQEPIVQNYIQQWRKIGLHVNLAGGRLIEFNSFYDKLDHDDKGIDMFMAAWSLSTKPSPRGMYSETNPMNDSRFATKENNKLLDKIDSTKAFNHKYRVAAFHKWQQYMNDEAYIVPLTNSYAIQAVNNKLVNYSLKPAVANSVWYKVGYAK, from the coding sequence ATGAAGTCAATGAAGTTAGTAAGTTCAGCAAGTTTAATTATTGGTGCAGCCTTAAGTTTAGCTGCTTGTGGTCAAAATACTAAATCTGATACTAAGAGTGCAGAAAAATTCCCAGAACAAACGCCCCAAAAGACGGCTAAAAATGGTGGTACTTTAAATTATGCTATTGAAACAGATACTCCATTCAAAGGAATTTTTGACAGTCAATTGTCTGTTGATCAAGTTGATTCTGATGTAATGCAATTTGGTAATGAAGCATTATTTGATACTGACAATAGCTACAAGATTACTAATAAAGGCCCGGCAACTTTTAAGCTTAATTTAAAGAAAAAAACAGCTACGATTACAATCAAAAAGGGTGTTAAATGGTCAGATGGCAAGCAGGTTGTTGCTAAATATCTTGAATATCCATATGAAATGACTGCTAACAAAGCAACTAATAGTTTGAGATATTCAGATTCACTAGCAAATATTGTAGGGATGAAAGAATACCACGCTGGCAAGGCTAAGACGATTTCTGGAATTACTTACCCTGATGGAGAAAACGGTAGAACTATTGTCATCCACTTCTTATCAATGAAGCCGGGGATGCTCCAATCAGGTAATGATTACTTCATTGAAACTGCAGCACCTTACCACTACTTAAAAGATGTTCCTTTTAGCAAATTAGTTTCTTCTGATCAAATTAGAAAAGATCCGCTTTTCTTTGGGCCATACAAGGTAAGTAAAGTAGTAAGAGGGCAATCAGTAACCTGGGTGCCAAACAAGTACTCTTGGAGAGGTACACCAAAGCTAAGTAAAATGGTGGCGCAAGTTGTCTCAACGAATTCTGCTTCACAAGCAATTAAGAGCCATAAGTTTGATATTGCCGATGTGGTAAATTCACAGTGGCAAGCGGTTAAAGACGCTAAAAATGTTAACTTCGTAGCTAGAATTCCACTAGCTTATAGTTATTTAGGCTTTAAAGTTGGTAAGTGGGAAAATGGCAAGAATGTAATGGACAAGAATTCCAAGATGAACAATAAGTCTTTACGGCAAGCAATGGCTTATGCCATGAATATCAACCAAGTTGAAAAGAGGTACACTCAAGGTTTAACTTTCAGAGTGCCAACTTTAATTCCAGCTCAATTTGGGGATTATTTTGATAAAAATACCAAAGGTTTCCCATATAATTTGAAAAAAGCCAATGAATTGCTTGATAAAGCTGGCTACAAGAAGAAGGGAAAATGGAGAGTCCAACCAAATGGTAAGCCTCTCCACATTCACTTCTTGGCAATGAGTGGTAGTGCAGTTCAAGAGCCAATCGTTCAGAACTACATTCAACAATGGAGAAAGATTGGTTTACATGTTAATTTAGCTGGTGGCAGATTAATAGAATTCAATTCCTTCTATGATAAGTTGGATCACGATGATAAGGGAATTGATATGTTTATGGCTGCATGGTCACTTTCAACTAAACCTTCACCAAGAGGAATGTATAGTGAAACTAATCCGATGAACGATTCAAGATTTGCTACTAAAGAAAATAATAAGTTGCTTGACAAGATTGACTCTACTAAGGCGTTCAACCATAAATACAGAGTCGCTGCTTTCCATAAATGGCAACAATATATGAATGATGAAGCTTATATTGTGCCGCTTACTAATTCATATGCAATTCAAGCTGTAAATAATAAATTAGTTAACTATTCACTCAAGCCAGCAGTTGCTAACAGTGTTTGGTATAAGGTGGGTTATGCCAAATAG
- a CDS encoding LysR family transcriptional regulator, translating into MYNNELNTFLLVAKNGSFSGAAKEMYVSKNAVMQQINLLESHLDLTLFNRTTHGVTLTNAGRVFVEEAQKILELSEQIDQNLARYKNTIFVGSGFLNPPILIKKIWHQFLKINPKSRIDFIEIADYENLSRNIDLFEGCYAEKPFLRQGFSFCKCTTSKLVAIMPPSDPLVKRNELRISDLKERQVVIPDDSAYKSMHEIEKFLQDKISNIKLEKYNSLTTAVVNNAQIRDEILVVPDYLGTLANPNLVKKVDWDLKIDYGLYYRPDSSELCQKLIETIKREFN; encoded by the coding sequence ATGTATAACAATGAATTAAATACATTTTTATTAGTAGCTAAGAATGGGAGTTTTTCTGGTGCAGCTAAGGAAATGTATGTTTCTAAAAATGCAGTAATGCAACAGATTAACTTATTGGAATCACATTTGGACTTAACACTGTTTAATCGGACGACTCATGGAGTGACTTTGACAAATGCGGGACGAGTTTTTGTAGAAGAAGCACAAAAAATATTGGAATTATCTGAACAGATTGATCAGAATTTAGCTAGATATAAAAATACTATTTTTGTAGGATCAGGATTTTTGAATCCACCGATTTTAATTAAGAAAATTTGGCATCAATTTTTGAAAATAAATCCTAAAAGCAGGATAGATTTTATAGAAATAGCAGATTATGAAAATTTGTCGAGGAATATTGATTTATTTGAGGGATGCTATGCTGAAAAGCCATTTCTGCGACAAGGATTTTCTTTTTGTAAATGCACTACATCAAAGCTAGTAGCAATTATGCCACCAAGTGATCCTCTAGTTAAAAGGAATGAATTAAGAATTTCAGATCTTAAGGAAAGACAAGTAGTTATTCCTGATGATTCAGCATATAAATCCATGCATGAGATAGAAAAATTTTTACAGGATAAAATTTCAAATATCAAATTAGAAAAATACAATTCTTTGACTACTGCTGTGGTAAATAATGCACAAATAAGAGATGAAATTTTGGTAGTTCCTGATTATTTAGGTACATTAGCTAATCCTAATTTGGTTAAAAAAGTAGATTGGGATTTGAAGATTGATTATGGTTTGTACTATCGTCCTGATTCTAGTGAATTATGTCAGAAATTGATTGAGACAATAAAGCGAGAATTTAATTAA
- a CDS encoding GyrI-like domain-containing protein, producing MTYDFKKEQKQFYKPGKKPELIDVPKMTYIVVRGKGNPNVDDSEYKRTIQLLYGIAYTIKMSKKGTHKIKDYFDFVVPPLEGLWWQDGNNGVDYTHKEKFEFISMIRVPDFVTQDVLDWAIKEASEKKDSDFSKVKLITLEEGKCVQVMHVGAYDDEPATIEKMKEFAKQNGVVPDYSEKRSHHEIYLSDPRRTKIENLKTVIRIPVK from the coding sequence ATGACGTACGATTTCAAAAAAGAACAAAAACAATTTTATAAACCAGGCAAAAAGCCGGAACTGATTGATGTCCCAAAAATGACGTATATTGTAGTACGTGGCAAGGGTAACCCAAATGTTGACGATAGTGAGTATAAAAGGACGATTCAACTTTTGTACGGTATTGCTTATACCATTAAGATGAGCAAAAAGGGAACACATAAGATCAAAGATTATTTTGACTTTGTGGTGCCGCCACTTGAAGGTCTTTGGTGGCAAGATGGCAATAATGGAGTTGACTATACGCATAAGGAAAAGTTCGAGTTTATTTCTATGATTCGGGTGCCGGATTTCGTTACTCAAGATGTACTTGACTGGGCGATCAAAGAAGCTAGTGAAAAGAAAGATAGCGATTTTTCTAAGGTTAAATTAATTACTTTGGAAGAAGGTAAGTGCGTTCAAGTGATGCATGTGGGGGCTTATGATGATGAGCCAGCTACGATTGAGAAAATGAAAGAATTTGCGAAGCAAAATGGTGTGGTGCCAGATTATTCTGAAAAGCGCAGTCATCACGAGATTTACTTGTCTGATCCGCGCAGAACAAAGATAGAAAATTTGAAGACAGTTATTCGTATTCCTGTTAAGTAA
- a CDS encoding type II toxin-antitoxin system PemK/MazF family toxin, with protein MARRFYQGDLIKMDFNPTRGHEQRGFRPALVVSNDDFNELCGGLIKVVAITSEIKEFPLNMKLPDGLPVHGQVLLSQERTIDSSSVAREYSKVGSVPKAFLEEALEKIALTYK; from the coding sequence TTGGCAAGAAGATTTTATCAAGGGGATTTAATCAAGATGGACTTCAACCCTACGAGAGGTCATGAACAGAGAGGTTTTAGACCAGCTTTGGTAGTCTCAAATGATGACTTTAATGAGTTATGTGGTGGATTAATTAAAGTTGTAGCAATTACTAGCGAAATTAAAGAATTTCCATTAAATATGAAATTGCCTGATGGTCTACCTGTTCATGGACAAGTATTATTGTCGCAAGAACGAACTATAGATTCTTCATCAGTGGCTCGTGAATACAGCAAAGTCGGTAGCGTTCCGAAAGCTTTTTTGGAAGAAGCTCTTGAAAAAATCGCATTAACATATAAATAA
- a CDS encoding ASCH domain-containing protein, with the protein MKALSVRGDYIMDMIAGKKKIEYRTWKTNYRGPLLMCSTAKKVAGAAAGYAICVVNLMDIQYSSWEDLYYWHIELADVIKPIHVKGQLKLFNVDDDLIKPISMKEFESEVQPLIYTPKRKRKN; encoded by the coding sequence ATGAAGGCATTATCGGTGCGTGGCGATTACATTATGGACATGATTGCAGGTAAAAAGAAAATTGAATATAGAACGTGGAAGACGAATTACCGCGGGCCGCTTCTGATGTGTTCAACTGCCAAGAAAGTGGCAGGTGCTGCAGCCGGTTATGCAATTTGTGTCGTGAATTTAATGGATATCCAATATTCTTCATGGGAAGATCTTTACTATTGGCATATTGAACTTGCCGATGTGATTAAGCCAATTCATGTGAAAGGCCAGCTAAAGCTCTTCAATGTCGACGATGATCTTATCAAGCCAATTAGCATGAAAGAATTTGAATCAGAAGTGCAACCGTTAATTTATACGCCAAAGAGAAAAAGAAAAAATTAG
- a CDS encoding type II toxin-antitoxin system Phd/YefM family antitoxin, with amino-acid sequence MTLALTQSDFRAHIKKYLDQVNDDDEVVYVARSNSRSVAVLSQEKLYWMEKALQAKEDSLDYAIARDQLIQRHVLPDDPVVKSNDDYWEQFK; translated from the coding sequence ATGACCTTAGCATTAACACAAAGTGATTTTAGAGCTCACATAAAAAAATATTTAGATCAAGTAAATGACGATGATGAAGTAGTATATGTTGCTAGATCTAATAGCCGCTCAGTTGCTGTCCTTTCTCAGGAAAAATTATATTGGATGGAAAAAGCGTTGCAAGCTAAGGAGGATTCTTTAGATTATGCTATTGCTCGTGATCAATTAATTCAACGTCATGTATTACCAGATGATCCTGTTGTAAAATCGAATGATGATTATTGGGAGCAGTTTAAATAA
- a CDS encoding FMN-binding protein: protein MKYTKGTYSSSAKGHSSNVNLTVNFDSDKIKNVSINVEGETSQRNKDVVSQLSAQILKKQDDSLDAVTGATETSNAVRRALTDCIKQATGDTENQTKTPLKDGTYTETVPSYSLIAPMTGEVTIKNNKIKNIKITSEKDSQTSPWFHVAEKKFIPRLIESQSLDTDAVTGASVSSGAIKSIAEKAIKDAGGNNDEWHTPVTKKNDTVEKKDFDVIVVGLGGSGILSYCAAAKSGAKVFGLDIAAGIGGNSISTSGPMVVNSKIQSKKYNDGKDNIDPEDLYNTWIDYVKTDKKAAVIKKAIYEDGPALDYYMKNFGFSFDSPAFGMPAGYFPSFVRQDWTKEWAVYTAKDNKWYSAGQPVHIDQYQNALDKAKGMNPVNDYQLELAAKDFIKDDSGKVIGVKAVSYDGTTYNIYGRAVILASGGFVGNNQMMKDVYGHTCHTFGSTTAKGQGIKMGQSIGGNTYALRTLPMIHISQVPNIIRDDSLTPDQKATLSALAITSDAKQIDETGNILGSKDESGIEESKLTVGIAYAPGFHYFNAYTKEDLDKMKNEGVSETTSKVVVIILDQGGKVPAAHTPIKDIDKIVDEAIKHGDAWKGTPSELAKQLNMDEAKLTKSLGDPNKEYYLFEAAGYAYATCGGLDVDEDMNVLRQDGSKIENVFAVGQDSEGVENRNDEAYTPWGGQAQAWTFVSGKIAGENAAKI from the coding sequence ATGAAATATACTAAAGGAACTTACTCTAGCTCAGCTAAAGGTCACAGCTCAAATGTTAACTTAACCGTAAATTTTGATTCTGACAAAATAAAAAATGTTTCTATTAATGTCGAAGGTGAAACTAGCCAACGTAATAAAGATGTAGTTTCCCAACTGAGCGCACAAATTTTAAAAAAGCAAGATGATTCACTTGATGCAGTTACTGGTGCAACTGAAACTAGTAACGCAGTAAGACGTGCACTCACTGATTGTATTAAGCAAGCTACTGGTGACACGGAAAACCAAACTAAAACCCCATTAAAAGATGGTACTTATACAGAAACTGTTCCATCTTACAGCCTTATTGCTCCAATGACAGGTGAAGTTACTATCAAAAACAATAAAATCAAAAATATAAAAATTACTTCTGAAAAAGATTCCCAAACTTCACCTTGGTTCCATGTAGCTGAAAAGAAATTTATTCCCAGACTAATTGAATCTCAATCACTTGATACTGATGCAGTTACAGGTGCCAGTGTATCTTCAGGTGCTATTAAATCAATCGCTGAAAAAGCTATCAAAGATGCTGGCGGAAATAACGATGAATGGCACACTCCTGTAACTAAAAAGAATGATACTGTTGAAAAGAAAGACTTTGATGTTATCGTTGTGGGCCTTGGAGGTTCTGGTATTTTAAGTTACTGTGCTGCCGCAAAGTCCGGTGCTAAAGTATTTGGCTTAGATATAGCCGCTGGAATCGGTGGTAACTCCATCTCAACTTCAGGTCCAATGGTTGTTAACTCAAAGATTCAATCTAAGAAATACAACGATGGTAAAGACAATATCGATCCTGAAGATCTTTATAATACTTGGATCGACTACGTCAAAACTGATAAGAAGGCTGCAGTAATCAAAAAAGCCATCTACGAAGATGGCCCTGCACTAGATTATTACATGAAGAATTTTGGTTTTAGCTTCGATAGCCCTGCCTTTGGCATGCCAGCTGGTTACTTCCCTTCATTTGTAAGACAAGATTGGACAAAAGAATGGGCGGTTTATACGGCTAAGGACAATAAGTGGTATTCTGCTGGTCAGCCTGTACATATTGATCAATATCAAAACGCCCTTGATAAGGCAAAAGGCATGAATCCTGTTAACGATTACCAATTGGAATTAGCCGCTAAGGACTTTATCAAAGATGATAGCGGTAAAGTCATAGGCGTTAAAGCAGTTTCATATGATGGCACTACCTATAACATTTATGGTAGGGCAGTTATTCTAGCTAGTGGCGGCTTTGTTGGGAATAATCAAATGATGAAGGATGTTTATGGTCATACTTGCCACACCTTTGGTTCTACTACAGCTAAAGGTCAAGGAATCAAGATGGGACAAAGCATTGGCGGTAATACTTACGCATTAAGAACTTTGCCGATGATTCATATTTCTCAAGTACCAAATATTATCCGTGATGATTCATTAACCCCAGATCAAAAAGCCACTCTTTCAGCACTTGCCATCACTTCTGATGCTAAGCAAATTGATGAAACTGGGAACATTTTAGGCAGTAAAGATGAAAGCGGTATTGAAGAATCTAAGTTAACAGTCGGTATTGCTTATGCTCCTGGATTCCACTACTTCAATGCTTATACTAAGGAAGACTTGGATAAGATGAAGAATGAAGGAGTATCTGAAACCACTTCTAAAGTTGTAGTAATTATTCTTGATCAAGGTGGTAAGGTTCCTGCTGCTCATACTCCAATTAAGGATATTGATAAAATTGTTGACGAAGCCATTAAGCATGGGGATGCATGGAAAGGCACTCCTAGTGAGTTAGCTAAACAATTGAACATGGATGAAGCAAAGTTAACCAAATCATTGGGTGATCCAAACAAAGAATACTACCTCTTTGAAGCTGCTGGTTATGCATATGCTACATGTGGCGGTCTTGATGTTGATGAAGATATGAACGTATTACGTCAAGACGGTAGCAAGATTGAAAACGTCTTTGCGGTTGGTCAAGATTCAGAAGGTGTAGAAAACCGTAATGATGAAGCCTACACGCCATGGGGTGGTCAGGCTCAAGCCTGGACTTTCGTTTCAGGCAAAATCGCTGGTGAAAATGCGGCGAAGATTTAG
- a CDS encoding metal-sulfur cluster assembly factor codes for MRDSETIKNDIIAQLATVIDPELNVDVVNLGLIYEIDLDEDGICLINMTLTTPACPLTEVLISGITEAVKKVDEVKNVDVEFVWYPVWSPDRMSDAAKKYFGYK; via the coding sequence ATGCGCGATAGTGAAACAATCAAAAATGATATCATTGCACAACTTGCTACAGTGATTGATCCTGAGTTAAATGTCGATGTAGTCAACTTAGGCTTAATCTATGAAATCGATCTTGATGAAGATGGTATTTGTTTAATCAACATGACGTTAACTACCCCAGCCTGTCCATTAACCGAAGTCTTGATTAGTGGAATTACTGAAGCTGTTAAAAAAGTTGATGAAGTTAAAAATGTAGATGTAGAATTCGTCTGGTATCCTGTTTGGTCACCAGATCGCATGAGTGATGCGGCTAAGAAATATTTTGGATATAAGTAA
- the sdaAA gene encoding L-serine ammonia-lyase, iron-sulfur-dependent, subunit alpha, with translation MYNHIKEIVADSEKTGKPISELIIEQECKMSGQPREKIWNRMKYNLETMREAVKKGRTGNGVYSSTGLTGGEAVKIKKYREKGHTLSGDTIMSAVQNAVATNEVNAAMGVICATPTAGSSGTLPGVLFMLEKRLNLTEEQMIRFLFTAGGFGMVIANNAEIAGATGGCQAEVGSASAMGAAAAVEVAGGTAEQSAQALSIAMSNLLGLVCDPIAGLVEVPCVKRNAIGASNALVAADMALAGCTSVIPADECIDAMKKVGHQMPASLRETGIGGLAGTPTGQAIKAKIFGEDA, from the coding sequence ATGTATAACCATATTAAAGAAATCGTTGCCGACTCTGAAAAAACTGGCAAACCAATCTCCGAATTGATTATTGAACAAGAATGCAAAATGTCTGGGCAGCCCCGTGAAAAGATCTGGAATAGAATGAAATATAATTTGGAAACTATGCGTGAAGCGGTAAAAAAAGGCCGCACAGGCAACGGAGTTTATTCCAGCACCGGTCTGACTGGCGGTGAAGCGGTAAAAATTAAAAAGTATCGTGAAAAAGGCCACACCCTTTCTGGTGATACAATAATGTCTGCTGTACAAAATGCAGTAGCAACCAATGAAGTTAATGCCGCAATGGGCGTTATTTGTGCAACACCTACAGCCGGATCATCCGGAACCTTACCCGGTGTATTATTCATGCTAGAAAAACGGCTAAATCTTACTGAAGAACAAATGATTCGCTTTCTTTTTACTGCGGGAGGCTTTGGCATGGTGATTGCTAACAATGCTGAAATTGCTGGCGCAACCGGTGGCTGTCAAGCTGAAGTAGGTTCGGCTTCAGCTATGGGGGCTGCTGCTGCAGTTGAAGTAGCCGGTGGAACAGCCGAGCAAAGCGCACAAGCATTATCAATTGCCATGTCTAATTTACTTGGATTAGTTTGTGATCCAATCGCTGGTTTAGTTGAAGTACCTTGTGTAAAAAGAAATGCGATTGGTGCTAGTAATGCATTAGTTGCTGCAGATATGGCGCTTGCGGGATGCACTAGTGTAATTCCAGCAGACGAATGTATCGATGCAATGAAAAAAGTTGGCCACCAGATGCCCGCATCCCTACGTGAAACAGGAATTGGCGGCTTGGCTGGCACACCAACTGGTCAGGCAATTAAAGCAAAAATTTTTGGTGAAGATGCTTAA